In one window of Rhodoglobus vestalii DNA:
- a CDS encoding aldose 1-epimerase family protein → MSSVFGLRGGALRQRVGSLSQVVRLDSFIEAEGPARGSRRLRVVNGGGIELELHPDRALDIGQLTFEGIPIAWISPTEITAPELYEPEGARWLRTFGGGLLATCGLDNFGPANEDEGEAFGLHGRIGAQKSRVVRAEATDREVVVEAVTRQAAVFGENFVLRRRISTEVGSNSFLLEDTVTNESFDEQPHMILYHINVGWPLLSESTLVDIPAILTVARDEIAEIGIESWNLGDVPTAGFKEQVFRHTLDRQLPARIRVTNPELGLELSLEFAGDELPWLYQWKMVGQGNYALGIEPANSPNVFGRSAARAAGELPTIPAGESVRYSVRFTLERTAGSDSGRDEGSSA, encoded by the coding sequence ATGTCTAGCGTGTTTGGCCTTAGAGGCGGAGCTCTGAGACAGCGAGTTGGCTCGCTGTCTCAGGTCGTCAGACTCGACAGCTTTATTGAGGCTGAAGGACCAGCACGGGGTTCACGTCGCCTGCGCGTTGTGAACGGTGGGGGAATCGAGCTTGAGCTGCATCCCGACCGGGCACTCGACATCGGACAGCTAACATTCGAGGGAATCCCGATTGCATGGATTTCGCCTACCGAAATTACCGCCCCTGAGCTCTATGAGCCTGAGGGCGCCAGGTGGCTTCGTACATTTGGAGGCGGCCTGCTCGCGACCTGCGGCCTAGATAATTTTGGGCCAGCGAACGAGGACGAGGGCGAGGCTTTCGGGTTGCACGGCAGAATTGGTGCACAAAAGTCCCGCGTCGTGCGGGCTGAGGCAACTGATCGCGAGGTCGTTGTCGAGGCGGTGACACGTCAGGCTGCGGTGTTCGGCGAGAACTTTGTCCTCCGTCGCAGAATATCTACAGAAGTCGGTTCGAACTCGTTCTTGCTCGAAGACACCGTCACCAACGAGTCTTTCGATGAGCAGCCGCACATGATTCTCTACCACATCAACGTCGGCTGGCCACTGCTCTCCGAGTCGACGCTTGTCGACATTCCCGCCATCCTCACGGTGGCGAGAGACGAGATCGCTGAGATCGGGATCGAGTCGTGGAATTTAGGCGACGTACCGACTGCAGGGTTCAAAGAACAGGTATTTAGGCACACGCTTGACCGTCAGTTGCCGGCTCGGATTCGGGTAACAAATCCTGAACTGGGGTTGGAGCTGAGCCTCGAGTTTGCGGGCGATGAACTCCCCTGGCTCTATCAGTGGAAGATGGTCGGGCAGGGGAACTACGCACTCGGCATCGAGCCCGCTAACAGCCCCAACGTATTCGGGCGCAGCGCAGCTAGAGCTGCGGGAGAACTGCCGACCATTCCCGCTGGGGAAAGCGTTCGATACAGCGTGCGGTTCACCCTTGAGCGGACCGCGGGATCCGATAGCGGTCGCGACGAAGGGAGTTCAGCATGA
- a CDS encoding DeoR/GlpR family DNA-binding transcription regulator: MATIGTLGAQQRKTMLLERLNQDGAIRLDNIAGELSVSAMTVRRDLDHMEAEGLLRRVRGGAVSIAGPRPFDERRAVRARAKQIIAAKAAALIPQSGAIGLDASTTAGTIASTLGARDGLTVATNSFENFICMRPFPGVTGVLTGGESEPNTESLVGLLACQGASSMLYSRFFSSASAIDASLGSSEVSLAESQVKQAFASTARETILCLDSSKLDDRSIALSFNLRDVSLLITELDPRDARLDGYREIVELL, translated from the coding sequence ATGGCCACAATTGGCACTCTGGGCGCACAGCAGCGAAAAACCATGCTGCTCGAAAGGCTGAACCAGGATGGAGCGATTCGGCTCGACAACATCGCTGGAGAGCTCTCGGTATCGGCCATGACCGTGCGCCGAGACCTCGATCACATGGAAGCTGAGGGCTTGTTGCGACGGGTACGCGGCGGGGCAGTGTCGATTGCCGGTCCCCGCCCATTCGATGAACGCCGGGCGGTGCGCGCTCGAGCAAAGCAAATCATCGCCGCGAAGGCTGCCGCCCTAATCCCGCAGTCCGGGGCAATTGGGCTCGATGCTTCAACTACAGCTGGCACCATCGCGAGCACTCTTGGAGCCCGCGATGGACTCACGGTCGCCACGAACTCATTCGAGAACTTCATCTGCATGCGCCCGTTTCCCGGTGTAACCGGAGTCCTGACCGGCGGCGAATCCGAACCCAATACGGAAAGTCTCGTGGGCCTTCTCGCCTGCCAAGGTGCTTCGTCGATGTTGTACTCACGATTCTTCTCCTCGGCGAGCGCAATCGACGCGTCTTTAGGGAGTTCAGAAGTTTCGCTTGCCGAAAGCCAAGTAAAACAAGCCTTTGCAAGCACCGCGAGAGAAACCATCCTGTGTCTCGATTCGTCAAAATTGGATGATCGATCCATCGCGTTGAGCTTCAATCTGCGTGATGTAAGCCTTCTCATAACGGAATTGGATCCGCGTGACGCCCGGCTCGACGGCTACCGCGAGATTGTTGAGCTACTTTAG
- a CDS encoding bifunctional aldolase/short-chain dehydrogenase, protein MTNPTAAELIARSNRLGSDPRVTNYAGGNTSAKGTETDPVTGEPVELMWVKGSGGDLGTLTEPGLAVLRLDRMRALTNVYPGVEREDEMVAAFDYTLHGKGGAAPSIDTAMHGLVDAAHVDHLHPDSGIAIATAKDGEKLTKKAFGNKVVWVDWRRPGFQLGLDIAAIKEKNPKAIGCILGGHGITAWGETSDEAEKNSLWIIKTAEDYIAAKGKKAPFGRAVTKNAALPQDERRTKAAALAATIRGIASHDRPMVGHFTDSDEVLEFLASANAPKLAKLGTSCPDHFLRTKVKPLLLDVPANASVEKSIERLKELHDEYRKDYTAYYNKHATDDSPEIRGADPLIVLIPGVGMFSYGANKQTARVASEFYVNAINVMRGAEALSTYAPISDAEKFRIEYWALEEAKLQRMPKPKSHATRIALVTGAASGIGKAIATRLAADGACVIIADLDLEKAQAAAAEIGNSDVAIGLKVNVTDAAAIERMVQDALLAFGGIDIVVNNAGVSLSKPLLETTEQDWDFQHDIMAKGSFLVSKATAPVLIEQAMGGDVIYISSKNSVFAGPNNIAYSATKADQAHQVRLLAVELGEHGVKVNGINPDGVVRGSGIFAAGWGANRAKTYGVEEEDLGKFYAQRTILKREVLPENVANAVSVLTGPDLSHTTGLHIPVDAGVAAAFLR, encoded by the coding sequence ATGACGAACCCCACTGCAGCTGAACTCATCGCCCGCTCGAACCGTCTCGGTTCTGACCCGCGCGTCACCAATTACGCTGGCGGAAACACGTCGGCGAAGGGCACCGAAACCGATCCCGTCACGGGCGAGCCGGTCGAACTGATGTGGGTGAAGGGCTCCGGCGGAGACCTCGGCACCCTCACCGAGCCTGGTTTAGCGGTGTTGCGCCTCGACCGTATGCGCGCGCTCACCAACGTTTACCCCGGTGTTGAGCGCGAAGATGAGATGGTCGCCGCGTTCGACTACACGTTGCACGGCAAGGGAGGAGCTGCGCCATCCATTGACACCGCCATGCACGGACTTGTGGATGCCGCCCACGTCGACCACCTGCACCCAGATTCCGGAATCGCTATTGCGACCGCGAAAGATGGCGAGAAACTCACCAAGAAAGCATTCGGCAACAAGGTTGTGTGGGTTGACTGGCGCCGCCCCGGATTCCAGCTCGGACTCGACATCGCGGCCATCAAGGAGAAGAACCCGAAAGCGATCGGCTGCATTCTCGGTGGCCACGGCATCACTGCCTGGGGCGAGACCAGCGATGAGGCCGAGAAGAACAGTCTCTGGATCATCAAGACTGCGGAAGACTACATCGCCGCCAAGGGCAAGAAAGCCCCATTCGGTCGTGCCGTCACCAAGAATGCGGCCCTTCCCCAAGACGAACGTCGCACGAAAGCTGCCGCTCTGGCCGCCACGATCCGAGGAATCGCGAGCCACGACCGCCCCATGGTTGGCCACTTCACCGACTCCGACGAAGTGCTCGAGTTTCTAGCATCCGCCAATGCGCCCAAGCTTGCCAAGTTGGGCACCAGCTGCCCCGACCACTTCTTGCGCACGAAGGTGAAGCCACTGCTGCTCGACGTTCCCGCCAACGCGTCGGTTGAGAAGAGCATCGAGCGTCTCAAAGAACTGCACGACGAATACCGCAAGGACTACACCGCGTACTACAACAAGCACGCCACCGATGACTCCCCCGAAATTCGTGGGGCTGACCCGCTGATCGTGCTCATTCCCGGCGTCGGAATGTTCAGCTACGGCGCCAACAAACAGACCGCGCGCGTTGCCAGCGAGTTCTACGTGAACGCCATCAACGTCATGCGCGGCGCGGAAGCTCTCTCCACCTACGCGCCCATCAGTGACGCCGAGAAGTTCCGCATCGAATACTGGGCACTTGAAGAAGCCAAGCTGCAGCGGATGCCGAAGCCTAAGTCGCACGCAACGCGCATTGCCCTCGTCACCGGTGCCGCATCCGGAATCGGCAAAGCAATCGCTACTCGCCTGGCCGCGGACGGCGCCTGCGTCATCATCGCTGATCTCGACCTCGAGAAGGCTCAGGCTGCGGCCGCCGAGATTGGCAACAGCGACGTCGCAATCGGGTTGAAGGTCAACGTAACTGATGCTGCCGCGATTGAACGCATGGTGCAGGATGCTCTGCTCGCGTTTGGCGGCATCGATATTGTTGTGAACAATGCGGGCGTTTCGCTCTCGAAGCCACTGCTGGAGACCACTGAGCAGGATTGGGACTTCCAGCACGACATCATGGCCAAGGGTTCATTCCTCGTCTCGAAGGCCACCGCCCCGGTTCTCATCGAGCAGGCCATGGGCGGCGATGTGATCTATATCTCATCGAAGAATTCGGTATTCGCCGGCCCCAACAACATTGCGTATTCGGCGACGAAGGCTGACCAGGCCCATCAGGTGCGACTGCTTGCGGTTGAGTTGGGCGAGCACGGGGTGAAGGTCAACGGCATTAACCCTGACGGTGTGGTGCGTGGTTCCGGAATTTTTGCGGCAGGGTGGGGCGCCAACCGCGCCAAAACGTACGGCGTTGAAGAGGAAGATCTGGGCAAGTTCTACGCCCAGCGCACTATCCTCAAGCGTGAAGTTCTTCCCGAGAACGTCGCCAACGCGGTTTCGGTGCTCACGGGCCCTGACCTCAGTCACACCACCGGGCTGCACATTCCGGTGGACGCCGGTGTTGCGGCGGCGTTCCTGCGATGA
- a CDS encoding rhamnulokinase, which translates to MNATVAAIDLGATSGRVMLGQVSHNELSVRPVARFPNGPVRRDDGLHWDIDALYTSVLAGLAAAVREEPQLSSIGVDSWAVDYALMSGGRMIAPPFHYRDDRTAAGVERVHAIANHAELYASNGLQFLPFNTLYQFAAEPHLAAADSFLLVPDLISYWLTGRQVAEHTNASTTGLLNVASGQWDDALIEKLGLPRRLFPELVVPGTTIGRVRDELGIRADVVAVGSHDTASAVVAVPATSDDFAYISCGTWGLVGVELNSPVVTEASRAANFTNEGGVDGRVRYLHNVMGLWLLSECVREWQKDDASVDLLQLLAAASELTVTVPTFDANDPGFMAPDGMPERIATWCTEHDLPAPQSHVEFVRSIIESLSVAFVDAVRTASVLSGKTVSVIHIVGGGSQNELLCQLIADRSGMPVLAGPVEATAIGNVLIQARAQGFVEGSLEALRSLVATAFSPKRYLPRSR; encoded by the coding sequence ATGAACGCCACCGTTGCGGCAATTGACCTCGGTGCCACCAGCGGCCGGGTCATGCTCGGCCAGGTCAGCCATAACGAGCTCAGTGTTCGCCCGGTTGCGCGTTTTCCGAATGGTCCGGTGCGGCGTGACGATGGTTTGCACTGGGATATTGACGCTCTGTACACGAGTGTGCTCGCTGGGCTGGCTGCGGCCGTTCGCGAAGAACCACAGCTGTCAAGCATCGGTGTCGATTCGTGGGCGGTTGACTATGCGCTGATGTCTGGCGGGCGGATGATCGCCCCACCGTTTCACTACCGTGACGACCGCACCGCGGCCGGGGTCGAGCGGGTGCATGCTATCGCCAACCATGCGGAGCTCTACGCGTCGAATGGGCTGCAGTTCTTACCGTTCAACACGCTCTACCAGTTTGCGGCCGAGCCACACCTTGCCGCCGCTGACAGCTTTCTGCTGGTGCCCGACCTCATCAGCTACTGGCTGACAGGGCGCCAGGTTGCCGAACACACCAACGCGTCAACCACGGGGCTGCTCAACGTTGCGAGCGGCCAGTGGGATGACGCCCTCATCGAGAAGCTCGGATTGCCCCGCCGCCTGTTCCCCGAGCTTGTGGTCCCGGGCACGACTATCGGGCGGGTGCGCGACGAGCTCGGCATCCGTGCCGATGTGGTTGCTGTCGGATCGCATGACACCGCCTCCGCCGTCGTTGCCGTGCCCGCCACCAGCGACGACTTTGCCTACATTTCGTGTGGCACCTGGGGCCTGGTGGGTGTTGAACTCAATTCGCCCGTGGTGACCGAAGCGAGCCGTGCCGCAAACTTCACCAACGAGGGCGGTGTCGACGGGCGCGTGCGCTACCTGCACAACGTGATGGGCCTGTGGCTGCTGAGCGAGTGCGTGCGCGAATGGCAGAAGGATGACGCCAGTGTCGACCTTCTTCAGTTGTTGGCTGCGGCATCCGAACTCACCGTGACGGTGCCAACCTTCGATGCGAATGACCCCGGGTTCATGGCCCCCGACGGAATGCCCGAACGCATTGCCACTTGGTGCACCGAGCACGACCTCCCCGCACCGCAATCGCACGTGGAGTTTGTGCGCAGCATCATCGAAAGCCTCAGCGTTGCCTTCGTGGATGCCGTGCGAACGGCCTCAGTGCTGTCAGGCAAAACAGTGTCGGTCATCCATATCGTGGGTGGTGGTTCGCAAAACGAGTTGCTCTGCCAACTCATCGCCGACCGCAGCGGGATGCCGGTGCTGGCTGGGCCTGTTGAGGCGACCGCGATTGGTAATGTGCTGATTCAGGCGCGGGCTCAGGGTTTCGTCGAGGGATCGCTTGAGGCGCTGCGTTCACTCGTTGCGACCGCCTTTTCGCCGAAGCGATATCTTCCGCGTTCGCGCTAG
- a CDS encoding Gfo/Idh/MocA family protein, whose product MTDRLAWGILGTGSIASSQTSDLIEHGFTVAAVGSRTVESATAFATKYGIPTAHGSYEELVADPNVDAIYVASPHPFHEEHALLAVNAGKHVLVEKVFTMNAAQAETVVARASELGLVVLEAMWTRYLPHMVRIRELVKSGALGSIRSVIADHNQNLPRDPLHRINNPALGGGALLDLGIYPLSFAYDILGTPTNVVAVATKTATGVDRQTSMILSYGDEAQAVLQTTLDLRGSNRAAIVGSEGRIEIDETWYQPTTFTRFDADGTIVEEFDGTVTGRGMQFQAAELERLVAAGDLGNDILSPRESVQIMHTLDEIRRQIGLSYPMLDEN is encoded by the coding sequence ATGACGGATCGCTTAGCGTGGGGAATTCTCGGCACCGGATCGATTGCGAGTTCGCAAACCAGTGATCTCATCGAGCACGGCTTCACCGTTGCGGCCGTCGGCTCCCGCACCGTGGAGTCTGCCACCGCGTTCGCAACGAAGTATGGCATCCCGACCGCCCACGGGAGCTACGAAGAGCTCGTTGCCGACCCCAACGTTGATGCGATCTATGTCGCCTCCCCGCACCCCTTCCATGAAGAGCATGCGCTGCTCGCGGTGAATGCCGGCAAACACGTGCTCGTGGAGAAAGTGTTCACCATGAATGCCGCCCAGGCGGAGACCGTCGTTGCCCGGGCATCCGAACTGGGGCTCGTGGTGCTGGAAGCCATGTGGACCCGCTACCTGCCCCACATGGTGCGCATTCGCGAACTAGTGAAGAGCGGTGCGCTCGGAAGCATCCGCAGCGTGATCGCCGATCACAACCAGAACCTGCCCCGAGACCCGCTCCACCGAATCAACAACCCGGCCCTCGGCGGTGGGGCACTACTCGATCTTGGCATCTACCCGCTGTCCTTCGCCTATGACATCCTCGGAACGCCGACGAACGTCGTCGCTGTCGCGACCAAAACTGCTACCGGTGTTGATCGTCAGACGTCGATGATTCTGAGCTACGGCGACGAGGCCCAAGCGGTCCTGCAAACCACCCTCGACCTGCGAGGGTCGAACCGCGCTGCGATCGTCGGCAGCGAAGGCCGCATCGAGATCGACGAGACCTGGTACCAGCCGACCACGTTCACTCGTTTTGATGCAGACGGCACTATCGTCGAAGAATTTGATGGCACCGTCACCGGTCGTGGGATGCAGTTTCAGGCGGCAGAACTCGAACGTCTTGTGGCCGCCGGTGACCTCGGCAATGACATTCTGTCACCGCGCGAGAGCGTGCAGATCATGCATACGCTCGATGAGATTCGTCGACAGATCGGCCTGAGCTACCCGATGCTCGACGAGAACTAG
- a CDS encoding GntR family transcriptional regulator, with product MIENAAVLPETVAQKLRADIIAQHDAPGAAITESAVALRFGVARPTARIAIDRLVADGLLRREAHRAARVPVLSYDDVLDLFGTRSIVEAAAMAALAEGGAIPAEALAAHRALTATNDFAHHDIQFHRALVAGQPSSRIARLHELLMGEIELCIGQVQSAHLITAREVADQHQGILDAITAGDAATAERLTRDHILGARDRLLTHLERTN from the coding sequence GTGATCGAGAACGCAGCAGTGCTCCCAGAAACGGTAGCCCAGAAGCTGAGGGCAGACATCATCGCGCAGCACGACGCACCCGGTGCCGCCATCACCGAATCCGCTGTCGCCCTTCGCTTTGGCGTCGCCCGCCCCACCGCCCGTATCGCGATCGATCGACTCGTCGCCGACGGCCTACTGCGACGCGAAGCCCACCGAGCAGCGCGCGTTCCCGTGCTCAGCTACGACGATGTCCTCGACCTCTTTGGCACACGGTCAATTGTCGAAGCCGCCGCCATGGCAGCACTCGCCGAAGGCGGCGCGATCCCCGCCGAAGCGCTCGCAGCGCACCGTGCGCTCACCGCAACCAATGACTTTGCGCACCACGACATCCAATTTCATCGTGCGCTTGTGGCGGGCCAGCCCAGTTCCCGCATCGCCCGGCTGCACGAACTGCTGATGGGAGAAATTGAGCTGTGCATTGGGCAGGTTCAATCAGCCCACCTGATCACCGCCCGCGAAGTCGCCGACCAGCACCAGGGCATTCTCGATGCGATCACCGCCGGGGATGCCGCCACCGCTGAGCGTCTCACCCGCGACCACATCCTGGGGGCGCGCGATCGCCTCCTTACCCACCTCGAGCGCACCAACTAA
- a CDS encoding alpha-hydroxy acid oxidase encodes MVKRQFPNPVELAKLMKFKAPELNGKKRRLDSALTIYDLKAIAKRRTPKAAFDYTDGSAEGEISLSRARQAFEDIEFHPSILRDASHVDTTTKVLGGTSAMPFGIAPTGFTRLMQTEGEIAGAGAAAAAGIPFTLSTLGTTSIEAVKATNPDGRNWFQLYVMRQREISYGLVERAAAAGYDTLMFTVDTPVAGARLRDKRNGFSIPPQLTAGTILNALPRPWWWFDFLTTPPLEFASLATTGGTVGELLDSAMDPSINYDDLQIIRDMWPGKIVIKGVQNLEDSKRLADLGVDGILLSNHGGRQLDRAPIPFHLLPSVVREVGNDVEVMVDTGIMHGADIVASMALGAKFTLIGRAYLYGLMAGGREGVDRAIEILSDQIVRTMKLLEVTSIDELEPKHVTQLQRLVPRG; translated from the coding sequence ATGGTCAAGCGTCAATTCCCCAATCCCGTTGAGCTTGCGAAGCTCATGAAGTTCAAGGCACCCGAACTCAACGGCAAGAAGCGTCGACTCGATAGTGCGCTCACCATCTACGACCTCAAAGCAATCGCCAAGCGCCGCACCCCCAAAGCGGCATTCGATTACACGGATGGCTCCGCCGAAGGCGAGATCTCACTGAGCCGTGCGCGCCAAGCTTTCGAAGACATCGAATTTCATCCATCAATTCTTCGTGACGCCTCTCACGTTGATACCACCACGAAAGTGTTGGGCGGCACCTCCGCGATGCCGTTTGGTATTGCGCCCACCGGGTTCACCCGCCTCATGCAAACCGAGGGCGAGATTGCTGGCGCGGGTGCCGCAGCGGCAGCCGGAATTCCGTTCACGCTCTCGACGCTGGGCACGACATCCATTGAAGCTGTGAAAGCCACAAACCCTGACGGTCGCAACTGGTTTCAGCTCTATGTGATGCGCCAGCGTGAAATCTCGTACGGTCTTGTCGAGCGTGCTGCCGCCGCCGGCTACGACACCCTCATGTTCACCGTCGACACCCCGGTGGCTGGTGCCCGCCTGCGTGACAAACGGAACGGTTTCTCGATCCCGCCGCAGTTGACCGCCGGCACAATCTTGAATGCGCTCCCCCGACCGTGGTGGTGGTTCGACTTCCTCACCACCCCACCGCTGGAGTTCGCCTCACTCGCCACCACCGGCGGCACCGTTGGTGAACTCCTCGACTCGGCCATGGACCCGTCGATTAACTACGACGACCTGCAGATCATCCGCGACATGTGGCCCGGCAAGATCGTCATCAAGGGTGTGCAAAACCTGGAAGACTCCAAACGCCTGGCTGACCTCGGTGTTGATGGCATCCTGCTCTCAAACCACGGCGGCCGCCAACTTGACCGGGCACCCATCCCATTCCACCTGCTGCCGAGTGTGGTGCGCGAAGTCGGCAATGACGTTGAGGTTATGGTCGATACCGGCATCATGCACGGTGCCGACATCGTCGCCTCCATGGCACTCGGCGCCAAGTTCACCCTCATCGGCCGCGCCTACCTTTATGGGCTGATGGCTGGCGGTCGCGAAGGTGTTGACCGCGCGATCGAGATTCTCTCTGATCAGATCGTGCGCACCATGAAACTGCTCGAAGTCACCAGCATCGACGAGCTCGAACCCAAGCATGTGACACAGCTGCAGCGGTTGGTTCCGCGCGGCTAA
- a CDS encoding MFS transporter, producing MSQNPPVTPGPVWRAPGMPALLVLTAAGFGGFSALLPVVPLWAVNGGANEAGAGLVNGLLLLATVLTQPFVPRLLIRLGTGRVLAAGLALLGVPPLLFLISDDLTWILFLSAVRGIGFGILTVAGSTVVANLVPRAQHGAAIGAYGAAIAVPQVILIPAGPWLAESVGFWTVFALGTLPVLGISSAPRLARILRQQEADRALRPPTDTTPLPNGGGSSSGGASPLRLLAGSLLRPMLLLAGVTLAGGALITFAPQMSSVPAATAGGLALLTLSAAVTRWGIGGLADRHGAKPFLWPLVVISVFGLVLTALAVQNPDDTGVLLFLAGLTLVGIAYGGLQNLTLLLSLAAVRREQYGTASAVWNIGFDLGTAVGSVLIGTLAAGLSFPTAVLVAAGISLLTLPLAFLRGPRGPRVDR from the coding sequence GTGAGTCAGAATCCCCCCGTTACCCCTGGGCCTGTGTGGCGTGCACCCGGAATGCCTGCGCTGCTCGTACTGACCGCAGCCGGCTTTGGTGGCTTCTCGGCGCTGCTTCCGGTTGTTCCACTGTGGGCAGTGAATGGCGGCGCGAACGAGGCTGGCGCTGGACTCGTGAACGGCTTACTGCTGCTGGCAACGGTTTTGACTCAACCGTTTGTGCCGCGACTGCTCATTCGGCTCGGGACCGGCCGAGTATTGGCCGCAGGCCTGGCACTGCTCGGTGTGCCACCGCTGCTGTTCCTCATCTCCGACGACCTCACCTGGATCCTGTTTCTCTCGGCCGTGCGCGGGATAGGTTTCGGTATCCTCACCGTGGCCGGGTCGACGGTGGTTGCCAATCTCGTCCCGCGCGCTCAGCACGGTGCCGCGATTGGGGCCTACGGTGCGGCGATTGCCGTGCCGCAGGTGATTCTCATTCCGGCGGGCCCGTGGCTGGCAGAGTCGGTCGGATTCTGGACTGTTTTTGCACTCGGCACCCTGCCAGTTCTCGGGATCAGTTCCGCACCGCGACTGGCCCGGATATTGCGCCAACAGGAAGCCGATCGTGCGCTTCGACCACCCACGGATACGACACCACTCCCGAACGGTGGCGGCAGCAGCAGCGGCGGCGCGTCACCATTGCGATTATTGGCGGGTAGCCTGCTCCGCCCCATGCTCCTGTTGGCCGGGGTCACTCTCGCCGGCGGTGCACTCATCACGTTCGCCCCGCAAATGAGCTCCGTTCCCGCGGCGACTGCCGGTGGGCTCGCCCTGCTCACTCTCAGCGCTGCGGTTACCCGATGGGGTATCGGGGGGCTAGCTGACCGGCATGGTGCGAAACCATTCCTGTGGCCGCTGGTCGTGATCTCCGTGTTCGGGCTCGTGCTCACCGCTCTGGCCGTTCAGAATCCGGATGACACCGGCGTGCTCCTCTTTCTTGCCGGGTTGACTCTCGTGGGTATCGCCTACGGCGGACTACAGAACCTGACACTCCTGCTTTCACTTGCCGCAGTGCGACGAGAGCAGTACGGCACTGCGAGCGCCGTCTGGAATATCGGCTTCGACCTGGGAACCGCCGTCGGCTCAGTTCTTATCGGCACCCTGGCCGCCGGGCTCTCCTTCCCGACTGCGGTGCTCGTGGCCGCGGGCATCTCCCTCCTGACGCTTCCGCTCGCTTTCCTGCGCGGGCCGCGCGGGCCGCGCGTCGACCGATAG